The DNA sequence AGGAAAGAGATACCTTTTcaatcatcttcctcgcaaTAGGGTGAAAAGAGTTCTTCTCTTTCAAGAACGCCTTCACGGCCAGATCCTTGTCTACACCATAGACTGCGCGGAAAGTATCACGGCAGAACTTCATCCTGCCAACAACCATCCCGGTCCCTTCCCCAATGACCCAATTTGCCGCCTCCCTAGCGAACGCCTTTGCAGCATCGGATCTAGGGTCGTCAAGAACAAGCTGGTAGAACCGTAAGCGCACTTCGGCATTTGTGGTTGTAGACAGTTTGTACAAGGATCCCAAGTGAAAGAGGTGGGAAGAAGGTAACGGGTTGAGGGACTGTAAATGCTCCAGAAAGACGACTATGCGAGCCGTGGTTATTTTAGGTATTGGCTGATTATATGAGGGAGGAACTTACTCCTTTGATTGGTGTTGAAGCCATCGAGGTCACCCTCTTTAAACTCTAGCTTCGATACATCAGCTGTAGCACCTGCAGCTTCCCATTTCTCTGCCAAACTATATGCAGACTTTGCCAGAGATGTGTCGTATTCCATCTCAACGGGGAGTTTGACGCCTCCTCCAAAGAACCATGCCTTGGATCATGCCAAAAGGTTAGttcagagaaagtacagaatgaCCAATGTCCTCCTTACATCCCAGTCAATGCCATCAAGAGCTCTGACTTTATCAGCCCCGCCATGTTTCTCGTAATACGAGTATAAATGAGCCTTCCATTGCTCCGTCGTGATACTCTTTCCCATAAATGTGTCCACGTAGTCACGGATGTATGGGAGGAACACGTCCAAGCCTCCCAAAGTCCTTTCTGTGGCGGAAATTACTGGTATGATCTCGCTAACCCACGATATAAACCTTACCGATGTGCAAAATGAGATTAGCACCTTTATCATAAGGAATGATACCTATGTCGAAGTATGTGAATACGCATGGCCTTATGCGCAGTGGAAACGGACTCACTATAAGCGTCATCGGGATCTTCGCCTTTCTGGAACTCGATAACGAGGCGTTGATATTTCGGCTGTTCCTCGTATCGTTTGAGATCGTCAACCAAGCTCTTGTATCCGATCAAGTATGAAAAACCCCGTTCGGCCGGAGAATGTAGGACTTGTAATAGAACTCTTTCCATGTAAGTCGTCCAACCTTCATTCAGCCAGAAATGAGTTGCATAGGCGTGCCTGATATGTCGTAGAGTGAAAGGAATGATCAGAAACTAAGCAAAACTAAGTTATGCAGGAAACCATGACCTACGTAACCCCATTTCCGAAGTATGAATGCGTGAATTCGTGGACGACGACGTCTACCAGAGCCCGATCTCCGGTTAACAGAGCTGAAGTTATGAGTGCCTTTCAGTCACTTTCTTTCGGTCTTTCGAGAGCAAAACACTGACTTGGTGTTAGGAAAGTGAGACAAGGGTTTTCCTTCGGCGTGAAAGTAGTTAGTAATAAAGACGAAATTCATTAACAAGCACCTCATACCATGCCACCATAAGGGAAAGAAGGAGGTAACACCAGAAGATCATATACCCCAAAACGATACGGGCCTGCGATCTGTTCTTCGGCTGCCATAAGCCTGTAGAGAGCATGAGTGGTGACGAATCTAAAAGGATctatcgggtataatacttGGTAGTATCCTCGCTAAATTCCCAATACGCCGCATCGATCAGCTCGGGTTCCGCCCAGACACCAGACGTCCATTTCTTATCCTCTAAACGAGGAAAAGCACGGTAAACTACATTTCCGGAGGCGATTGCGATCAAGTAGGAAGGAATGGGTACAGGCTACAATGGAGGGCATTTCAAAAATGAGATGCAGCGAAGAGATTGGGGGGTGTTGTATACTTGATTGTAGCGATAGGTCACAGGATCCTTTCCGATTACTTTCCCGTCGTGTGGTGGACCCTCTGTAGATGGAGAAGTTCGCACGGCAGACATCAACGCAGGTAAAACGGATGTCACGTTTGCTGAGTATGTCTTGTTAACAGGGTACCCGTTAGGAAAGGGTTTGGTTCCATCTCAGAATCTCGTTACTCACAATTTTCACGGAGGGTGTATCTATGAAACCGAAGCGACGGGTCAGCACAATCGATGAACACAGTCATCGAGACACCCACCTTGAACAGGGGCCATGGCTCGAGCATAGATCGGCTGACATTGACTGAAGAGATATGGAAAGGATTTTCCTTGCGTCTGCCTGTAATAGTCTTTCAGTAACCATGAAATGAAGCGTTCCGAGAAAGAAATCCCGTCACTCTTTCTCCAGCCATTGGAGTGCTGTGCACTGCTCCGTGGTTTGATAATGAATAGCGACTTTCAGCGACGAGCCCTTCTTCAAGCCGGCTGGAAGAGTAATACGAAGAGCTGACCCCATTACTTCGTGCTTCGGTTCCAGCTCATACTAACGACATGATCGCTATTAGTTTTAAAGTGACCGTCAACAAGTTAATCGACTCGAATCCCACACTGGTTTGTTTTCCCTCTACTTCAACACGGTCAATCTTGAGATCGGAAGTGTCGAAACTTGAGAGCTCTTTCAGATTAAGGTATACTATTGGGGGGAAAGAATATCCACAACGTACATTACTTGTTCGACATGATCCTCGGCAACCTTCAAGGTGTGAGTTGCTGACCCAGTAATCAAATGTTTGGCAAAGTCGATAGTCCAGTCGAATCGGATATCTTCGGTCGTAATTTGAGTATAGTTCGATTGAGTAGTCGGATCTGCCTCTGCCATGATGACTGGGAAGAAACAGAACTTGCCGACAGGGAGCGGATGATACTGATGCTGATGAGATTAGATAAGATTGGGACGATAGCTTCAAAGAAATCGAGTACTTGAGTGTATTGTATAACTAGTATAAAAGTTTTGTACACGGGAGGAATCATATATGCTGCTACTTGAATCCTCCCCATATATCCCCAAAGGTATCATCTTTCTTCTGCGCAGTCGTCGTGGCAGTCCCAAAAGAACCAAAAGGATCGGGCTGTTGATTACCTCCTCCCCAGATATCATTGCTACTAGCAAACAAGTTGGGCTGTTGTTGCGCTACGGGAAGTGATGGTGGAGTTCCCCACACATTGTGCTGAGCTGGTGTTATCGGTCCAGTCCAGCCTGAGTTCGCGCCCCACATGCCAGTCCCACTTGTGCCCATCATGTTGGTGGATTGTACGTTCGTTTGGTTGGGGGCGGGAGCGGTAGCCCAAGGTGAAGGCTGCGCTGTAGCACCGCCAAACTGCGCCATTCCCATGGAAGGTGCAGCCTGGGTAGATGGTGcagagaaaagagaaagaataTCCTGTTTGGCATCTTTCTTGGAAGCTTGAGAAGCGGAACCATTGTTCACAGGAGATGCGGAGGGTGGTGAATGGAAATCAAGGGAGAACAAGTCATTTTCTGGTCCCTTCGCGGGCGGCTGAGAGGGTGCAGGTGCAGCTTGAGGAGTAGTAGACGTTGCACGAGGATGATGTTGGTTCACGAGGCCAGTAGAGAGTAACTGGTGTCCTTGAGGTTGTCTATTAGTCGTTGGTGGCACTGCTTGGCGTGAAGTGGTGGCGGGTGGTGGCGGGGGTGGGGAAGCTTGGGAAATCGGAGCACCTGCAACTTGGGTTGGTTGTTCATCGTCCAAAACCGAAGGATCAGCGGGAGGTGGGCCCTCCATAGCCCAACGTCTGGACTCGTATTTTGAGCGAATAAAAGATTCCATTTTGCTTTTTGAAACATGAGTTGAATTGCTTAACCGATGAAAATTCCTGGAAACTCACTGATCAGGGGGAATATGGCCCGCCTTCAGATGTGATTCCCAGTATAGATTAGCCAAACGGTTACCCCATTTCTGGACAGACTGAAAAAAGGGTATGAATTCTCGTGCCAAGAAGTCTTTGAGATATGGACGTACTTCCATCTGCTCTGGCGTCCATGCATCAAGATCCACGGATTTGACTTTACTGATATGCGTGCCCATGCCGCGATGTATTCCAGAACATCTTATACAAAGAAATACGCCCCTGGGAAGCCAATACCGATTTAATTTTTCAGCAGAGCATTGATGGGCACATTAGCGTACAAATTCCAGGACGCCCATCTAGGATCTGAGCAATGCCATATCAACGACACAAAATCTTCGCGTAAgcaagaccacacagaccgTTACGCTTGCAGTCAGCACATAGCTTGTTTTCTGGACGTTTTACAAGTTCTCTGAGAGTTTTTGTATGTCTCTCAGTCGTTGCTTTGTCCTGCCTTGACATGAGGGGGAGGGGAGATGACTGTATGAGTGAAAACGTGGCTACATTCCCTTTCTGGCACGGCCTTGCGGTTGCCGCCTTCCCTTATGTCCTCACATTCAAAACCTGTTTACCGAAAGAAATACATTCCCCTGGAATCTAATCCTGACATATTTTCCAGGCTCATCGACTCTCTAGGCGTTTCTGGTCTAGAATTTCAAGATGTCTATTCTCTCGAGGATGATCTCCTGGAAACGGTTTCCCGGCCAGTTCTTGCACTTGTGATCCTCTTTCCAGCCATTGGAGAAGAATACGAGAAGGAGTTAGAAGAGGAACGAGCGATTGGGACGGTTTATGAAGGTAGcggggaagaagaggacgtcGTCTGGTTCCGGCAGACGATCAATCTTGCTTGTGGACTATACGCGATTCTTCATTCGATATCTAACGGACAGGCCAGAAACTACATCGGTGCGCTCTTCATTGTCACGATGCATACCTGAGGTTCATTTCACCTCGTTGCAGAGTCTGGGTCTCCGATAGAAAAACTTTTGGAGACATGCATACCTCTGAAACCCTATGAACGCGCTCTGGCTCTAGAAGCATCCGACGAACTTGAAGAAATACATAATCTTGCCGGCAAGGAGGGGGACACGACCTTTTCTCCTGGCTCGGACGACGTCGACTACCACTACTCTTGTTTGGTTAAATCTCGTCAATCTGGCCGGCTGTACGAACTAGACGGTATGAAGTCAGGACCCGTAGACACGGGTTTATCCTTGGGTGAAAGCGAAGATATACTCTCCAAACCTGCGTTAGAGCTCGTAAAAGATTTCATTCGTCGACAAAGTTCAAGATACCAGAGCGATGGCTTCAATTTGATGGCACTCGTTCCGTCTTGGAGTCCGCCGACGCCGCGGTTGTCTATCTCGAATTGACCGTAGATATCGACCTCAGCCGGCCTGTCCTGTCGACAGCATGAATGAAATCTTTTTGGCTTGATCGATTATAACCAAACTACTACAATATGCCAAGTTCTCACTTCTACCCTCCAATTTCGAAGAAACCATCAACCTAAACCGAAAACTGACCAATAGTCAAAATGATAGAACGAATCCAAAAAGTACAAGTGGGCGAATTCGAGGGCGGTAAAAGTACAAGACGGCACGAAGCATGTCGGGAATGAATTAATGACCAATGGCTCGGAGTCATGTCGTGGAACATAGCAATCTGGAAAGTCAATGATGAACACACGTTATCTCGTCGTGAAATAACGATGTACTCACAGGCATGACATAGTCACCCGAGCGTCGGTCATACAATAACAAGCTAGGTGAAGCTTTACTGTTGCCGTTCGTTGACTAGGACACGGACAATATCCTCGGGCTCTGAAGTGGTAGTGAAGACGCTTGAGACGGTGGTGAAGAAGTCCATGTCGATGATGCTCAAGGCGAGGCAGCTAGGAAGATGTGCTGGACGCTCGAGAGTGAGGGTGGCCTGGGTAAACAGGGTGAACGGTGAGCTCCTTGTACTTTTACCGTCGCCCTTTTATCTGTTAGCAAAGTTTTGTGCTTATTGTTTTCAAGCACGCGTTTTGTCATTTGGCATGCTACGAATTTCCCAGGTATAAATATAACAATAACAACGACAATTGATGTCAGCGGTAGCTTCAAATTATCGCGTATCGGAATGGATTCACAACAATAAGGATCTACGCCAAGTATCGGATAAGGCAAGGTCATCGTCTTCTCAGAAGGAGGACAGTCAGTCTGTCGGTCTATCAGTGATCATGATCTTGGTGGTGAACAAAT is a window from the Marasmius oreades isolate 03SP1 chromosome 6, whole genome shotgun sequence genome containing:
- a CDS encoding uncharacterized protein (MEROPS:MER0001013); its protein translation is MAPVQDTPSVKITYSANVTSVLPALMSAVRTSPSTEGPPHDGKVIGKDPVTYRYNQPVPIPSYLIAIASGNVVYRAFPRLEDKKWTSGVWAEPELIDAAYWEFSEDTTKLMAAEEQIAGPYRFGVYDLLVLPPSFPYGGMENPCLTFLTPTLLTGDRALVDVVVHEFTHSYFGNGVTHAYATHFWLNEGWTTYMERVLLQVLHSPAERGFSYLIGYKSLVDDLKRYEEQPKYQRLVIEFQKGEDPDDAYSIIPYDKGANLILHIERTLGGLDVFLPYIRDYVDTFMGKSITTEQWKAHLYSYYEKHGGADKVRALDGIDWDAWFFGGGVKLPVEMEYDTSLAKSAYSLAEKWEAAGATADVSKLEFKEGDLDGFNTNQRIVFLEHLQSLNPLPSSHLFHLGSLYKLSTTTNAEVRLRFYQLVLDDPRSDAAKAFAREAANWVIGEGTGMVVGRMKFCRDTFRAVYGVDKDLAVKAFLKEKNSFHPIARKMIEKDLKLV
- a CDS encoding uncharacterized protein (MEROPS:MER0015672) encodes the protein MSSHSKPVYRKKYIPLESNPDIFSRLIDSLGVSGLEFQDVYSLEDDLLETVSRPVLALVILFPAIGEEYEKELEEERAIGTVYEGSGEEEDVVWFRQTINLACGLYAILHSISNGQARNYIESGSPIEKLLETCIPLKPYERALALEASDELEEIHNLAGKEGDTTFSPGSDDVDYHYSCLVKSRQSGRLYELDGMKSGPVDTGLSLGESEDILSKPALELVKDFIRRQSSRYQSDGFNLMALVPSWSPPTPRLSISN